One genomic segment of Ricinus communis isolate WT05 ecotype wild-type chromosome 3, ASM1957865v1, whole genome shotgun sequence includes these proteins:
- the LOC8278107 gene encoding protein MULTIPOLAR SPINDLE 1, with the protein MASSEQTATNTKNTTVAITNDQSLKLAVAISLLRSKLLQKQKPPLSGDPPPESDVTRWKRKAKERKQQLFRLREDLKEAEDASRCDLSSQGASCKCFFYDNLGKLNSDGSDQRFNDVLRRRFLRQVRLKGRKRTDGSNQRQRFPDFSSEDEAEQLRASIDFLVDLCDTASPVQEANFANWSHQAVDFILATLRNLLSTGKNMDFIEGIVSSLIMRLIRRMCSPSQQDGPSIDTDAQFYIQHLIRKLGSEAYIGQRSLFSVSQRISVVAETLLFMDPFDDSFPYIHRCLYIMIQLIEFLVSDYLMTWLKDEGFDNVLFEEWVISLLHARKGLGLLESRNGLYVLYMDRVMGQLAKQVCQASSLQKLNRDILDSLFG; encoded by the exons ATGGCGTCAAGCGAGCAAACAGCGACAAACACCAAAAATACTACAGTAGCCATAACTAACGATCAGTCATTAAAGCTGGCAGTAGCCATTTCTCTTCTCCGATCAAAGCTACTCCAAAAACAGAAGCCTCCTTTGTCCGGCGATCCTCCTCCAGAGTCCGACGTTACTCGTTGGAAGCGAAAG GCTAAGGAACGGAAACAACAACTCTTTCGGCTCAGAGAAGATCTTAAAGAAGCTGAAG atgcTTCTCGTTGCGATTTGTCTTCACAAGGTGCTTCGTGtaaatgttttttttatgACAATTTGGGGAAATTAAACTCCGATGGCTCTGATCAGAGGTTCAACGACGTTCTCCGTCGCCGATTTCTCAGACAAG TGCGGTTAAAGGGACGGAAGAGAACAGATGGTTCAAATCAGAGGCAGCGGTTTCCAg ATTTTAGTAGTGAAGATGAAGCGGAGCAACTCAGGGCTTCTATTGATTTTCTTGTGGACCTGTGTGACACTGCTTCTCCT GTGCAAGAGGCGAATTTTGCAAACTGGTCACATCAAGCTGTGGATTTCATTTTGG CAACATTGAGGAACCTCTTATCAACAGGAAAGAACATGGACTTCATTGAAGGAATTGTCAGCAGCCTAATTATGCGATTGATTAGAAGGATGTGTTCCCCTTCGCAACAAGATG GGCCATCCATTGACACTGATGCCCAGTTCTATATTCAACACTTGATCCGCAAGCTTGGAAGTGAAGCCTACATTGGGCAACGCTCATTATTTTCAGTTTCTCAAAGAATTTCTGTGGTGGCAGAGACTTTGCTCTTCATGGATCCATTTGATGATTCGTTTCCATACATTCATAGGTGTTTGTATATTAt GATCCAGCTTATTGAGTTTCTGGTATCAGATTACTTGATGACTTGGTTAAAAGATGAAGGTTTTGACAATG TACTGTTTGAAGAGTGGGTGATATCCCTACTTCATGCTCGGAAAGGATTAGGACTTCTGGAAAGCAGAAATGGACTTTATGTATTATACATGGATCGAGTCATGGGCCAACTGGCTAAACAAGTCTGCCAGGCTTCATCACTCCAGAAGCTCAACCGAGACATTCTGGACAGCCTATTCGGCTGA